ACATTTTGTTGCAAAGTCCTCGGCTAGCGTAAAACCACGATCTGCTAAAATTTGATCACCTGGCAAATGATATTTTGGATCTATAAAATTTGAGTCGCGCACAATCTGTACATCTGAAACACGACCTCCCCACGCTTTAGACAAGAAGTTTATAGAACCTAGCGGACTGCAAGAGATAAACACTTTCACTGTAGTATGTCTCTTGTAGCTACTGAAACACTGTGCTCTTGCCAATAAATTTCTAGGTGCCTccatgaaaatttcaaaacaatcaATAATTGAAGTTAAGCGTGGAAATTTCTCCTTAAACACAGGTGGGAtagttttaaaaatgatttcccTGTCTTGCCATTTCACAAGAAAACCTAATTTGGCATGCATCAAGTCAATCCACTTCCAGAAGTAATCCAACACAGTTGTTTTTGGAATTCCTTTCACATGAGCAAGGAAATCAAAAGATAAGTTGTGTCGTAGTTTGATAAGAGTTAAGAATAACTGTTCCTTCAATGGTAGATTGTTGTTTGTTGCATTCATGAAAGTACtaagaaaaaggaaaattttcaaaaatgctCCCCAGCTTATACCAATCATGTTTTTGCAAGCATCATCATTTCCTGCCACACTTTCTGAAGACAGGGAAGAAGCACTTAAGAGTTTCTCAAGAGATTTCACCTGGTCAAGTGCCTGATCCCGCTCATGCCTCAAGTTGGAAATCTCTGCGTACAGCATTTCTCTCTCTGATGGCTCCATTGCTCGTTGCATTGGGGTTTCAAATTCCGAAACATTAAAATCAACACTCTCTTCCAGACACATTGAGGATTCAAATGTCACATGTTCTTCATCATCCTTGTTTGTTGGTTCATCAATATGATCTGGTTCAGTTACAACATGATCTGGTTCAGTTATCTTTCCATCCTCCTCGTTGTTTTCAGACTCAGGGATGGGTAGGTTGTTCAGTTTAAGCCTCTTTCTCACATGTGATGTAGCTAAATATAGAGGaaaaaacattacatactttGTAGATACACAATATACTGTCTCAGAACACTGGAAAGTCTCGCTGAATTTATAAAGAAATACTAAGAATTATTTCCATTCCATATTATTGGTTTCACTGTGAttctcaatatttttttctttataaatacTCACTTAATGATTTTGAGttgtaataatacaatatgaaTATAACTAGGGAAGTAATCTGTACTGCATGTATTTATGCAACAAATCAATAGTTATTCTATTGAtaggtacatgtaatttattacACACCTGAACTTGTATTAGCTGATCTCTTCATGACCCTTTGATAGCGATCCATCTTTCCTGTAGACTTTGATGATGTTGCATCAGAGACTCTGTTTTCATTGTGAGGAAAAACAGAAGGCACATAATCAGGGTGCCGAGGATCATTTACCTTCTCacctgaaatttaaaaaatacagTTATGGAATGATTTCAAACAACCAAAGCACAAGAAACTTGATTGTAATGGGATTAATTTTCAGATGCCACTTATAATAGTTTGTAAACTTACTGTATAGTTTCAAGAATTAAAAGAAGTCTTCCAAAACGGTGACAGCGAGGTTGGTATTCAACCTTGTATTAAACAGTTAAATGATTCAGCCATTTATCTCCTGACCATCAGTGGTACAgctaaaaattatataatttattttgaattttgttattaAATGACGAGTTGTGCAATACTACTTGTAATAACACCGTACCGGAAACGATCGCGAGTAGACATGCTGTGCAGAAAACATTCTGTCTACTGTAGACTGGCATTGAGTTAAGGTTTTATCACTTCATTTAGAGATAcgtaaatatatcaatatatgatatTGCCGATATAATGTACGCCGTTGCATAATTACGTGTGTATAAAGGAGATGATAGTATTAATTCAAAAATATACTCACCAGAAATGAAATGTGCCGAGCATACGTAACAATGTGCTGATGGTGGAGACCAAACTTTGCCATTATTTATCGTTCCGTCTGCGTTTAAAAACGCTCTGTTGATGGCTGACAACCATCTAGATCGTCGGAGTTTATCGGACGGTATAATGAAGAACTTGAAATTCGGGTTCTTCTTCTTGTTTGCAGTGCATCCCGACACACAACAGCTTTTCGGCATCTTCAACCGCGTTACCCCACTTTACCCCCAAACAAATATGGCGGTTTCGTTTCCGGGTTCAGTCACGTGACAAGTACCCGGATGACCGACTTCGAGAATGCTCCATGTTTCCTTGTTTACCTGTATCTCACCTCTTACATTTAGGTCTTTTAGAATAAGGCACCTGCCGTTTTCCTTTTGAGGCCGTAACAGCGGAAGTAAAACCCATTAAATCCGTATGCGATGATAGttgtattaatcattcttaaatcatatatatatttcagatttaaattaggtacgtaatttgtattgttgaaagttatacatttataatatgtacgtattggtttaatggattgaaataagagcaattactttcactatatctttatatataccccctcctctctctctctcccgcTCAAACcaatttgtaaaaatgttaaaaataatattatattaaaatattatattatgccaacttgctgtatttttttcatgtatacttGTGTCGGGAAAGGTGGTTTTTGCCAAATctcttatataatataaattacaataaaaatatgtttaaataaaaaaccaGGGTAACTATTTGTCAGGTTTCGTAAGAAAATAGAACACTCAgtatccatatttttaatttcaacacatcttattgacgagatgttaagtcaataggattagacatcaggcatagcctatatagatcgatatcgtgatacacttatttattgatcttcatattactttaataaggacgaacttggatattttacccaaacgtgcatatacaatttacttatatctatatatacacacaatacttatcataacaacaacattatccgtaataaatcatgtacatgtatttgtttcaacaaacacatacaaatgtacatgtacatgtataatgtatatatgagacATACGTTTTGGGTCCGGTTGTTTAAAACGAATGTGTTTTCATATTAAGAAAAATGTCAAGACTGGTTACCTATCAAATGAgtgatatacagattaataaGTTTACGGTCGAATACTGTACATTTTACCGTCTCAGCTTACGTAAATGATAAGGATGAccacaattcaattcaaatatttcattcataaaattacataaatactatatatatatatatgaatgggTTGGACAACAAACTAAgcctacatgtatcagtgtGTATACTGCCACTCGCCAGCCGTCGAAAAACTGTCTCGGTACCCTGTACGCGTGCATTGTGCATACTACAACTTTTACCAagcattgaatacatttgtaggtaactCAGACGGGCATGGCTACATAACGGCTGGCGATCGTACAATGCGACCACATTTCAAATCCTgcctatatcaaagaaactaattgtcttctttattttaatatatcatacatactgtAACTACGATACTTTAAGTGGATATACCACgcacacatgtatatagaagATAAATGATTGTTCGCGCACAGCGCCTAGCGAGAGCTTAACTAGAGTACATgtgaaatatcacgtgacttaTTGCGAATCTACATCAACTTAtaccaaaatagatataaacatatatattgcactCATATTTTGCTCGGTTGTCATCGTTGTAAGCTTCGCAacttgtagatatgtacatatgtatgcaaaaTAGATAATTATTGGTGGTTTGATATCTTAATCTACCGTATGCTACATAAACTGATGgttttgatttctattattcatgtagttagtctaattgacatccaaacttaaatatttcatcaacaactATGTTTTCCCCATGTTATTGACACCAGCgaatatcaaatctgagaactaccttttatttgaaaatggtcacctttaggtcgaaacaggccaaattgcatttttagatacaatatgttgtttaaaaaataactttgtgtttaacctttttctatgattatactttaagatccataaaatgtattttttgtttaactAAAGTTCATTACTCGCGCTGCCAAATTTTTCCTGATTTGATACTTACACAAGCAGAAAACAATTCAAGCAAGTGGATACGAAACACATTTgtaaacattacattacattctgcgaacgtttctgatgaaataaatatgagtgccttcttattcatcgttatattaaaaaaaaaaaaaaaattgcaggatttcttgtgtccatgttacgggagcgggatcgctcgctgagcgggtttgctggcccgccggagcgggatcgctggctgagcgggtttgctggcccgccggagcgggatcgctgtCTGAGCGGGTTTGCAGACCTTCCGGAGCTgaatcgctggctgagcggggttGCTGCCTTGTCAGAGCGGAATCGCTGCGTGAGCGGGATCACAGCGACATCGCTTGCGCGGGATTACGGCGGGATTGCAGCGGGGTTTTAATCCCCATCGCTCGACGTGCGGAAACgcgctgtgagcgtttgagtaccaaatcaccctcctcgtactgtaccTACGGAATCATCCATAATAACGTTATGCATGGCCTAAGCGATCTGCGACAGTAATTTGTAAGCAAAGCTTAGCTCAGTAAATAAAGTATctaaattatgtatataatgaaaATGCATGTGCATATCTGAGCTAATGAAAGTTCAGGTGAATATCTGAGCTAATGAAAATTCAGGTGAATATCTGAGCTAATGAAAATTTAGGTGAATATCTGAGCTAATCGAAGTGTGTGGTCTAAACCTGGACGGGACGATTTGTGTTTCTTAAGCCAAGAACTCATCTGTGCTGAATACGTAGAGGTGTTTTGGTCAGACACTTCGTCCCTATTACTCTGGATAGCatgatgtatgtacatggtTCCAATAGAAATAgagacatacaatgtaagtaGCACTTTTGATCACTAAATGCTTTATAATTGGACGCTGCATCATTAGACAATAGTTAGCACTTCTGCTCTACAATTCTACAGGTGTCtagttttacaatatatatatcaattggaCACAGAGAACCTcaacatttataaacatttgtGTGACAATGAGTGCCTTAATACGATTAAAATCTATTTcaataaaaagagaaaaagaaaaatattacaaactatacatacatgtatacatgaaaCCATGAGGCCCACTATATATCAGACCCGGAAAAAAACATCAGAAAATAGTCCTGTATACTGGGTACCTTTGGCAAATATCATTATACTAGTCAGAGTTTCTGGAACTCTTCAAATGTGTTTTGTAACTGTTTCGTCTTTTTCatgttctttttttctttttctcagaTGGTTAACTTTTACTGACTTCTGAACTATGCacttcatcaaataaaaacatctcCCAGCATCTTTTGTTTTACCAAATGCTCtcttttgttaaaaaaaaacctgtgaCCTTAAAGATATTAAAGATATGTGATTATAAGTTAATGTGGTTCATCACAGGTGGACAGTGGTAAATGACCTTACCCTAGGCCTTCCAAACTTTGAAaagatattaaaaatgtttCCACTTCAATCATTTACCAAAACTTATTGAGTGCATGTAGGCATTTCATTCAAGCAgcctttttattttgaccttcaACCTTATCACAAAATGTAAGAAAAAGATGCACGGAACTAATGCCAGTGgttgttttgataatttcattttttatctacatgtatatctttatcATTGACCTAAACCTTAAGTATTGTAGGAATAAATGTCATGctttaaaaaacatatttgacccttgCATTGTCAGCTTGAATGTAGATCATGACCTATAATATAGTTAACAATTTAAGTGACATATACAGCTTTAAAATTATTGGTGGCAACTGGCCATATCTTATTATCAAAGCTCTTACAGTAGTGAAATGGAAGAGGTGTTGGGTGGATGATgaactaatatatataacacttcaAGCTCGCAGACACTTTTTTGTCAGATGAACAGAGCGTTAATCTTGTGGAGAATGAGTGACAACCTCGGTCAATCCTGGAAAGAAGTGTAACTTGTGCCTGAGTGTGGATTCAAACACAGAAACCGCCACTGAAATGTTTCTATCTCGATCTAAGGCTCTGCCCTCGGATACTAGCTTGTTCacctgtaaataaataaaacataacgCAATCAAATGTACAGCCAACATTTACtaacataataatgataattaactCACAGGTAAATCTAGTCTACTTATACTCTTGATCTataagtaaatacatgtacgtgatatacatgtatctaccaTTTCTCTAGATCTACAGACAAATATGTCAAATTTTACTTTCAATCTggagataaatatatttatctttacTCCCAGGTAGGTTGCAGTCTGCTAAATTACATtgaagtaatacatgtacatgtatatccagagggcctgtattactcccctggatatttcagtgattatggTATAGTACAAACCctttaagggggggggggggagaggaTGCCCCATcaccaatcatttgtacaatattgaATCCCAACCACCCACCATTGGTACAATATTGAATCAACCACCCACCATTGGTACAATATTGAATCAACCACCTACGGATGCTTCTAGTCAAATATAAATACTATCCAGTGCATATTTCTAGAGAAGAAGTCATTCATAAAAATATAGCCAAATTGCCCCTTTAGGCCCCACCTCTCAGCTCAACTACCTGGGGACACTTCAAGTCCAATTAAGTTCAATTCTAATCATAAGTTAAGAAGATGAAGTCGTTTGAAGTAATT
This genomic stretch from Pecten maximus chromosome 16, xPecMax1.1, whole genome shotgun sequence harbors:
- the LOC117314632 gene encoding uncharacterized protein LOC117314632 is translated as MPKSCCVSGCTANKKKNPNFKFFIIPSDKLRRSRWLSAINRAFLNADGTINNGKVWSPPSAHCYVCSAHFISGEKVNDPRHPDYVPSVFPHNENRVSDATSSKSTGKMDRYQRVMKRSANTSSATSHVRKRLKLNNLPIPESENNEEDGKITEPDHVVTEPDHIDEPTNKDDEEHVTFESSMCLEESVDFNVSEFETPMQRAMEPSEREMLYAEISNLRHERDQALDQVKSLEKLLSASSLSSESVAGNDDACKNMIGISWGAFLKIFLFLSTFMNATNNNLPLKEQLFLTLIKLRHNLSFDFLAHVKGIPKTTVLDYFWKWIDLMHAKLGFLVKWQDREIIFKTIPPVFKEKFPRLTSIIDCFEIFMEAPRNLLARAQCFSSYKRHTTVKVFISCSPLGSINFLSKAWGGRVSDVQIVRDSNFIDPKYHLPGDQILADRGFTLAEDFATKCSAELITPAFTKGKKQLPASEVETSRKISSVRIHIERVIGLMKNRFTILKGTMPVRCVQSLKDESLESAESSCDKLITVCAALTNLGQGIVYKG